aaggtatctgttgcatttctactttgaatgcatattagaggatgttgtacaatgtacatggacttggcaaactgtgaaatataccagtCATTTGTGGACTTATTGTTTTatgtggatgtgaatgaaaaacacaattcaaaagaatatatgaataatcaagacatcgaagttggtgcttatctcattaaattttaaaccgccatgtcactttagtacaaattaccttcctctgatcatgcgcataATATTCTGaccatgcgcagagtggaactacgaactggcttattataatattaatattgataatataggatttgtatagcgcacatatccaccttgccaAGCGCTCAATGCGCTCCTATaataccccggctaagctagtctaccgattccggtgcacATAACTTTTTGAGGAAGTACTTCCTGTCGTCACCCATTTACCTCACGTGGGTTGGGTGCAGTACAATGtgggtgaatttcttgctgaaggaaaaccaCCATGGTTTGAAATCGAACACACGTCGCTATCAACGTTGATCCTAAGCAGCAACCCGATATACATACCTCTTACAAGCATATCTTTTTGGAACCGTTATGCAAAAATGACTCTGACGCCATCTCTTCGTTCTGATTTTGGCAAACCATCAGCCtaaacggttacacttcgtaattccaaaggttcgtaattccgaaggttctttattccgaaggttcgtaatttcgaaacacgtaaattgcctttacctcgatgttcgttaatccgaaaactaaaaagggttcgttaatccgaacatttgtggcgtaattccgaaggttcggtaaTCCGataacgaaataaggttcgatgttccgaaggttcgttaatccgaaaacgaaataatgttcgttgttccgaaggttcgttaatccgaaaacgaaataaggttcgttgttccgaaggttcgttaatccgaaaacgaaataaggttcgttgttccgaaggttcgttaatctggaaacgaaataagattcgttattccgaaggttcgttaatccgaacacgaaataaggttctttattccgaaggttcgttaatccgaatccatgagattatcatctgcgtgaagtcattgtgtgttttatagtaATTAAGTAGAGAAAAGCCTTTTTGAAATGACTTCtggaaaacaatttcaagacaattttggaaaacaatttcaaaGCTGAAGCTGTAAAACGCGTTTTGGGGGTCAATTATGCACCTTATTACTATtaaagggcatccttgtgagatgttgcgagcgaatcacgagctcaaattttatgtaggcctaataagacatcatactaataatgataataataatattggtattatttacccagggaaacCACTTCAGTTcagaaaactgttctcccagcgggccctgctattattaccccggctttagctggctgcctaggcgcccaaAGGAAGGTATTttttcctaccgggtacccattcacctcacctgggttgagtgcagcacaatgtggataaatttcttgctgaaggaaattacgccatggctggtaTTCGAACATATaaccctctgtttcatagtcagaagactaatccactgggccacaacgccgagcattttttttaattatgaaaaaatgagTAACAGTGTTAACACCAGGCGTAACGatcaatacatttttattatcatttatattctttattaccatttttattatgatcCTCGTttggattattatgatcatcattagtattttcatttttataaccaGCAGAAGCtctcattaaaaatgacatcccctccaatacaaatcctattatctggaggttactcgcACGCGACCAACACACTTAACCCCCTCACACTTAATCCCCTGCATCCTTAAACCGTTTGCTtaggcagcaattgctcagataaaatcgaaattaagcCTATGCTTGATCCGGGCGCCTATTCTTAATGCAATACATGCTCCGGCCACAACACACATAAGTATCATCGTTCGTTATAACTATTATTGCATAATATCATGTTATCTTGTAATGACAACAGCGTTCTTGTTACCGAAAatgaattgatttcattttcgaaaatacgaaccttatttcgttttcggactaacgaaacttcggattaacgaaccttcggaattacgaacctcatttcgttttcggactaacgaaccttcggaattacgaaccttcggaaatacgaaccttcggaataacgaaccttcggaatattcgaaccttcggaataacgaagcttcggaattacgaatgtatgcggccTAAACGCCTCTTTAAGGTTGACTATTTATGGGAATAATCAATGTTTGTCTGCAGATAAAAATTGGGTATACCATAAAACTTGTCGTAAAGATATCTTAATCAAGATTAGACATAATAAATTGAGTTTATGCAGAAGAACATGCATTGCACACGTATTTTTACAGGGACACTAGAATAACTATCCTACAATTCTCGCAATTTTGATGTGAATGacgctttttaaaaagaataggcCTACTGAACATTTTCACTAGAAATTAGTTATTTACACCATAATCTTTAATTGTACACATACAAAGAATTCATAATGTTTGTGTGAGTTTAAACAAGCGTGCATCAAACAGGTATGACTATTTACGTCTTGGACCGACcttttaacgtcaccatccgaaagacgtgaccatgGCTCGAACGTCGAACCTCTGCATTActttgataccccccccccccatacgcAGCTTCGATTACAGCCGCAGGCCACAACACCCAAATAGCATATTCCTTCCTTTATATAAATCgccgtaagaaaaaaaaagaaactgtaGTTTTAAGTTTTGCAAGTTTTATGTAAGTATGCGTTTCAGGAAGCTGATGATGTGAAGCATACTATTTCATTGTGTAAACGAACATGAAATCATCAATTTATAAagatttgttcaattttaatgagtcaaacaaaattttagatcatataagaatataaatgaaatcGTTGATTTATCTTTATATACAATACAGAACTTGGAAATAGTGAgcacgtgacgtcatcaatttctCCGCTATATGCATACCCTTCAAGATGTGCCTATCAAGATTTGGcacaaataaaacatgatgcACACATTCAATTgtcgtttttgtctcacctgcatagcagagtgagactataggcgccgcttttccgacggcggcggcgacggcggcggcgacggctgcggcggcggcggcggcgacggcggcgtcaacaccaaatcttaacctgaggttaagtttttgaaatgacagcataacttagaaagtatatggacctagttcattaaaattggccataaggttaatcaagtattactgaacatcctgcctgagtttcatgtcacatgaccaaggtcaaaggtcatttagggtcaatgaacttagaccatgttgggggaatcaacatcaaaatcttaacctaaggttaagtttttgaaatgtcatcataacttagaaaatatatggacctagttcatgaaacttatacataaggttaatcaagtatcactgaacatcctgcatgagtttcacatcacatgaccaaggtcaaaggtcatttagggtcaatgaactttggccgaattgggggtatctgttgaattaccatcataactttgaaagtttatggatctgattcatgaaacgtggacataatagtaatcaagtattactgaacatcctgtgcaagtttcaggtcatatgatcaaggtcaaaggtcatttagggtcaatgaactttggccaaattggggtatttgttgaattacagccataaatttgaaagtgtgttggtctagttcataaaacttggacataatagtaatcaagtatcactgaacatcctgtgcgagtttcaggtcacatgatcaaggtcaaaggtcatgtaaggtcaaagaactttggcctcgttgggggtatttgttgaattgccatcatatctctataagtgtattggtctagttcataaaacgtggaaataagagtaaccaagtatcactgaacatcttgtgcgagttatagtagttttcaaaaatcagcactgctgctatattgaatcgcgtgatgcaggtgagacggccagaggcattccacttgttctatgaaaacatgtattgtatgaaaaaaaagagaagggaggTTCTGATAATATCGGGGACACATGATAAACCATGACCACTATGACCAAGAGCAAATGTTTGTCCAACAATtcattgaatttgatttgaacGACCCTCCCAATGATAGGGTTAAGATTAAGACTGACAAAAACATTTACCTTTGGCATGTTTGGTTCAAGAGTatcttcccttcttttttttttacattttgattttATGTCATGCTAGCTTGTACTTAATTGGTGTTAATTCGGTGTACATGGAGTGCCAGAGTGGACTACATCAGCCCTTTTAATCTGGTGTCCGATTTacccaggggcggatcaaggattttccaAAACCGGGCACATGTTCcccagaaaaatttgacaagccaaaaaagggGTTGTCACCAAAAAATGAAGGTCCTTTTGTCCAACGTAAactttgacaagccaaaaaaaaaatgtcctcacttgtgtatgaacgacacattcccatttgaaatatttgccgtgactctcaaaaggggggcacactgtCTTGTGGGCTATGAACGCCATATTTACATCAAAAATATTGACTGTGGATCTCAAAAGGGCCGGATTTGCCACTCGATGCGCCACTGGTTTTAACACCCCATATTTTTCgacagtacatgtacaattattaCAGCACGATTCGATTCCAATGGAACTTTTTAGTGAAATCAATGATTAACTTAGCATGCGCCGGTTCACtctttcaataactttattagtTTGTTTGGGTTTGATGAATAAGATTATTCGTCATGCACTTTTTTCATAATGCTTTCCATCTTTTGGTCTTTAGTCTAGAGGTTGTTCTCACGCGTTACATCTCCAAAACTAACTGCCcgaacatttcattttttcaaggtTTTATTATCGTAGAAATCTTGCAAATCCAATACAAAATTAGCCAATTTTGTTACGATTAAACGCCTGGAAGATTGCTGTTAAAGgagtactccgggctgaaaataattatatgtaaataaccaaattattgaattttaaaattaagcaattaaaaaaaatagttgtatgcacgttttcatgaattttcattaggtgggttgatgatgtcatccccACTTGTCTTTTTCTTACTTTGaaaatgataacattatttatttcatattttcacgcctgtgtgtacatgtatatgttgtgTCTCCcttatatataataaataagttgcagcaatgactATCTCATGCGTTAAATCacttgtcaatccatttttgggggggaaggggggttGGGGTAGTAATTGGAatacaaaatgtgaaaaaatccaggtgataaaatgcaaaagaacaagtggggatatgccATCACAAGTTTGCTTAtcgaatattcatgaagaaatgaatcgaactgtttcaccgaaataatgcaaatctttagaaTGACTTAactttgttaatcattgtccgagtttgatcaaattttcagtgttttgcttgtctgattttatctttatctgttcaaaaaatagtattattagcctggagtaccccatTATGTGTATCTTAGTATCTccgggaagggggagggggcggggtgGGAGTACCTCTCGAACCCAAACACCCTGATTGTACTAGACTGCCTTTTAATCTTTATATTTTGGTTTTATGTCGCTCTCTGCAAACATTTTGTTTGACCATGCATCATTATTTAAAGAGATAACATTGGCCACCAGCCTTCAAAGAACATGGATCAAAATAACAAAGCAAAGCATTTTATTGGAGAGCATGTTAACCTTTTTATGACTTAATTTGATAGGTGGCAACTTTGTCTCACTTCTCAAATAGTACGTAGTTAACCAGCAATATTATCTCGCTTATGTTCTTCTATGACAGTTTTGTTATTCATCGCCGGTGGTTTTCGCAACCACTGAGCAGACATTTTCCCGggatgttgaaaatatattgaaaatgcacGTCAAATCACAGTAAACAGCTTAaaggtcattgtcgaaaattggtgaacctgGGCAGAAGATCGTCCtaagattcggagctgacgaaaattgCAAAAATGTCGTCTGCTCAggagtccaggacgacactgctgttttgattcacctattttcgacaaaggctgctttcTGATGAAAGGCTTTTGagttttgacaatagattttcaACTTTTTAGAAAGCGTCTGGGTAGTGGTTGCGGAAACTCCCTATTGTCATGAAAGCAAACACCAAGAAAGACCGGTATCTGCACCTCCCTTACTCGCCCCTGTCATTGTGAGAGCATGATTGATTGGATTAAAATAGATTTTTAGAACGGccaaataacaacaaaaattgcTTTACATCTTGCCATTTCGAGTAGTGTATTGCGACACGATTACATGAATAATTGTACAATTTGAtaatatttctttcatgaaCCTTCGCGAATTCTTAAGACTGCATGTTTTCTTTAAATTGGCAGGCTGTTCTATTGTTTTGCATAATAAGtaacatattatttttaaagcAGCGTGtcacatttatatttattttctttgaacaTACAACTTCAAGGTTACGACTCACAATTCTGTACTTCGGATTGAAGATCCAAATAGAAAATATTGATCGATTCACACATGAATGACAATATATTATAATCGTCCACACTTCGTCTTGACATTCCTATGCGTGAGATATCTTATGACAACTGTAGCATTCCTTCATCGTTGTGTTTACACAGTGACATCTTAACGATGGTAATTCATGGATCAAGGTTCAATAATCGTTAGCCTTCCAGCCGTTGTCCTCTAAGTTCACGCTCATATTAGGATGGTGTGTCACACGGCCGTACGCAGATTCTTTTCCTGGGGAGGGGGCAATACGCGTAAAATATTCGAAGAAACtcgaaagcgagggagcgaagcgatgAAGTTTTTCATGGGGgtgcttttgcattttctaaatgATGAAATCGGAGGATTTTTTGTAAACACGTTTAggtaattttgtgaaaatttacaggtaaaaaaaatgtcagttcTTGATATTTCTATGGGAGGGCATGCAAAACTATTGAACTTCATTGTTATAATGAGTACATGTGTGTTTACAAACTTTCGTTTTTATGGAATGAAAGTCTTTGAATTGATCATCGTTATGGATATTTTCATTCATGCATGTACAGGTCAagcaaatttattttaaaaaaaatgattaaggtcaagtccacccaggCAAGAAGAACaacagttgatttgaataactCGTTAAGAATTAAACAAGTATTATGctgaatattttcattaaaaaatcggGTCAaactaaattttgatatttattaacAAAACAGATGTATGTACCACTCAGTGATATGGAAATGGGAGAGtagatgtccctcactcatatcttttctttttttattgtatgatttttttataaaatgttttattttttcactgaTGCGACAATAAGGACCCTCTGGTGAAATGGCACTCGGTTCCACATTATATTGAtaatacatatgaaataatagtaataaagttAAGACTAATTGATATTATTTGATACATGATCCAAAGTATTTTATTTGGCGCAACCCATTCGGCACGTGTTTCGACAGATAAAATCCATATGAAAAATTCCTCCATTGAACTTGTACTCGGTTGTCTACAAGATTCaacatttcatttgtatttcctCTGAAACGAAAACAATTATATCGATTTGCTCAAATGACCAACCAGAATGATATGCATAACTGAACACACTTCATAATATTGACTATTAAATCTAAAGATATTTACCTACCTTggattttgtatattatttattggTTGCTGTTGAGATTTGAATACAAGTGAATCGTACGTAGAATTTCTGTTCCGTTTTACGTTGCTCCTGCAGACAAAAAAAAGaactgaaaacaaaaaaaagaaatattcaaatgCAGGTAAGAACGCAATCGGATATTTGCAAACGGTATAATTAGGCTTGCCTGAGGCCGTTTGCCAAGAACGAAGCAGTGATTTTCGCCTATATTTTACATTCGTAATTTGACATTAATTATACGATCTTTCGTAGCAGATGGAATGAAATGGATTTCATTTTATGCCCCATGCCTGCGGGTGACACTGTACAAAATGTGTGAGAACGAATTTTCTTGATGGTCGTGGAATTTTGTTGCTTGCTGGTCTTGACTATACAGTAGGTGAAACGTCCTGGACTTGATTCAATTATTCCAATATCGTTTTGTACTGTGTCACGTATTGACTTAAATAATTCGAGACGTCTCAAATCATCATTCAGGCTCGTATaaattgtttgttgttgttgttgcactATGATGATTGATTCCAGTAAAGATTGAACTTGTATACCAGGGGCGTATAGTTGGAACAGGGAAGACGACCGTCCCGTCGAGTGATTACATGAACAGAACAGAAGAGAATGAATGAGAGACTGagttgtattttttaataataataataataaaatagggtatttatattgcgcacatatccaccttgttatgtgttcaaggcgctcctatattacccggctaagctaggcgttcatagcgcacacagctttttaaggaattacttcctaccggtacccatttacctcacctgggttgagtgcagcacattgtggatcagtttcttgcagaaggaaattacgccatggctgggattcgaacccacgaccctctgtttcaaagtccgaagactaatccactgggccacaacgctccacaaataTGGCAAAAATATTTCTATCTATGAGACAAAATCGCTTTTTATTGCCTTATTGGCCGAACAAACATACTCTGGCATTTTGGTCTACATGTCATCGATCCCCCCACGTCCTTAATTTTTACGTTTATTACTGTTTTTTAATTACTAATCGCTATTCTTGTTCATTGCCATAGACTTCGTCGGGTTCACTATCATATGGAGAAAGTATAAGGCCTATCATTTTTCTTGAGTTTGCCAATTGGACTACATTACTAACGTAGCCCATCGGGTAAAATTAATGGCAACTTATACAGCAATTGTCTTGTATATACGACCACATATACGTGCTAAACCAGGTAATTGAAACAAAGTGGAATACACCATTTGTGTCAACTTATATTTGTCTTTTCCCGAATGGTGactaaatgaaattttgaagatATCGATGAAAATTCATCGGGGCTAAGGCTGATGAAATTTGTAAACCAAACGAACCAAACAAATCCTTATGGATTAAACACAGTCACACTGTGAAATGTCCCAATAGAGGCATCAGTGGAAATTTTGATGTTTCATGCAGTCTTCACCCGCTCACAGTGTGAGCGTTGTTTGTTCCCCGTAAACGGAAGACACATAAATGACTAttcaatagtaaaaaaaacccTACCACTTTTaagacaaatgaaaataaaactgacTTTGGATGGTTTCTGATTGGTGAATATTGATGGATTTTGTTCCTTCTTCTACTTAACTCCCAAGTGCCCATGCGAGTCCGGCTGATGTTTACAATGTCGTTTCATTTATACTGTAActtattcatgttattcttATTCATTTCAACAGATGATACTGCTCATTGGAACATACCGAGATACGTTGACGTCACAAGTAATGTCTCTGTTCTTCACCATTGACGTCACATTCAACCCTGTTCAATTATAACCTCGTGTGGCATTGATGGACGCTATCGAAGGCCTACATCAGGAGGACATTGGTATTTCAAACGTTTTATGTCAAGTCTAAAGAAATTGCGTACCTTCAAGGAGACGGAGTGACTGCAAGGATTTGTCAACAACCTTTGCCATTGAACGCAATTCTGAATGGATATAAAATGATACATACTTGCATGGAACATTAACTTGACAGGCTTGATGCAGAAGAGGCAGCGTGAACAGTTATCGGTGTTCTAAAACATCGTCGAAACCTCAATGTTTCAGCATACCCAACAAGCTTGGACAACCTCCACGAGATAATAAACTTGAAGAAATTTCACAGTTTCAGTCAGCCTCAGGGTTTGGCCTGGACCAACCATGTCGTGTAACCTTTCCAGCATGCGAATGAACTCTTTAGAGTCTATCTGGTACTGTAACTTGGCTGTAGTCATCACGATGTTCTTGGTATTTGATGGTAACCGCAGATACAGACACTATGATTCGCTTAAATGGCCAGAAGGAGAGCGACCCACCCCTGAGTTAAGGTAATGAACAACACGGATCGTTGAGATTTCTGCCaagtttttctttcttctctcctcCCTATTTCTTCTATCttctcctcatcctcctcctccccatcaccgtcttcctcttcttcttctcatccttctcattttatttgtcttcttcattttctccttGTATTCCTGttcttttattccttctttccctTCTGCCATTGCTACTACTTCACCTCCTCTTACCAATGCTTACCACGACTGCGAATTCTACATCAACTAGTTTTTCCACTGCTTTGAATATTTCCGTATTTacaatttagatttatttagttattaatTTATTCCTACGTACTTAAACAGGTTCACACAATCAGATATATAATCACCGTTTTGCATCTTGGTCCAGGGTCCCGTTACATAAATGTTAcaattattgtaactttgccattcaatgGTAATTTGTATGGAATccgtgattttgattggctgatgagtaTCGTTAcaatggtagttaccattggacgGCAAGGTTACCATTATAACAACGTTTATGCAACGGGCTCCTGgtatacaaaaatcaaagtaaaattgtCATTACAACAAGGTATCGTTCACATCAAAACAGGGTAAgacaaaaataacaattaaaaaaattaataaaggaCTATAAAGTAAAATTTATGAATCTAATGGATTGACACTGGATCCCACAAACATTATAGGCATATCCATCGGAACGTGTTAAGACAAATATTAATTTCCACTACCAATTAGCctgttgaaataattattagaTCACCTCATTAAATCAAAGgcttgatgatttttttttactatgctttgaaaaaaaatccaactacAAACTGACGAATCCTCTACCTGCCATACTCTAAACATTACAGCAATCCATATTGAAATACGACCGAATCTTAATTCGTTCACTCTCGGTTTTCCAACCCTATGAAGGTTGTACCTTTGTCTGATCATCATGGCCGCACTCCTGATCACCGCCTTCATACCTACCCAATACTTCAAGGTCGGGAACCACGCCAACGACCAGTCCAAACTCGGAGCTGCCAAACGGAAGCGGAAGAAAAAGAAACCCGACGAGACTAAGACTCCTAAGGATTGTCAACAAGGTGATGCCAGAGGGGACGAGGAGTCCATCGCCCACATCATCCGAGTGGCCGTCCAGACTGTGCGGTCATGTCGGAAACATCTAGGACCCATAGGGGCGACTATCCATATCACATCGGCGTTCTGTCTTCTCCTCCCTGTCATCTTTCTCCAAGCCAGGGCGATACAATCCGGTCTTCTACCACCAGGTTTGCAGCACGTTCCATTCAATAAAGCAGCAGTTAACACCTTATATTAATTAAAGTCTGGAtccgggccccgtcttacaaaggtctgcgatcgatccgatcaaccacagcCATTGAAATCCAGCAACGTCAACGTCtagaatgcatgtttgttcaaaatatctaCTGGATATGATGTCTTCACACATTCATCGTTTTCCTGAAAATTGGGCGTGCTTCTATATGTTAACAAAAGAcattgtgcaatttttttttagaccaaaaaaatgacattgatggattttcatatcgttgaggttgattggatcactCGTAACTCTTCATGAGATGGGGCCCTGGTAGGTGCTAAATAAAGGTGTTCTCAAGTTACGAACGATTCTACTcctgactggtgaccctttcttttGCTAAATGATGTGTCTCTCTGTAGCTGACAgagcacctaagaacatgttccggTCGTGGGTAAAGTCGTGCATCACTCAACGAACTGCTTTAAGAAACACCAAACTGTTCTGATAGTGGCTGTTATTCTAATACGGAATATGGTGGTCCAGTGAAGACCATGATTTTAAAGAGAATGGACGATGTACACTATTCAAAGAAACGAAAACGTTTTCTTTGCCAGTGCAGAAAAGACTCTATTTTATTCTTCCTTAAAGTGATTTGTGAGTCTAGTCTTTTCTCATTCCTCAGTGagaaatttgcattattaattttaaaattatcaTCACCCTAGTTATAGGTACATATTTTTGTAAGATTTCATTAAAGATATGTCAGTCTAAAGACTTAAATTTTCCTTATATCTCTTTCTCGCTCTATGTCTTTGCATCAATCTGTGTTTCATGTAGGGTGACAAGACATTTGCCCCTGCGACATTTACACCGGTCCTAATATCTCAAAGGGCATATGATTAGAGTAAGAATTGTAATGAcgtttttattttcagaataatgtaaagataaggattgtGGTTTGCTTAGTTTTGAAGGTTAGGTTTATGtctggcttaacgtgcagattttcaaTCGGAGCAATTGGAACCTTTTGTAGATCTCTCGGTGTGTTTAGGAAGTGCACTTTTGAAATGTTATGACTTATGATTAGTTTTTAAATGCGTTCTTTCTTTTCAGAAATGATCTGGAAATCGGAGGTTGGGGAAATATTTCTCGTCGAGGACTCCACAAACATCACCTACCTAAGAATGCATGCATTCGTCGCCCCATCTATCGAATATCAATCCATCTTACCCACTGAATCGACTCCGTCAGCAGAGCACCAGTCTGACCCGGTCTCAACTCTTGATGACTCGTTCAGCACAGTCGTAGTGACAATCAACTACCTCAATTACGTGGTGCCACTCTTCATCTACGCCATCCGTTACGCGGACGTATTTTGGGAGTGTCATAAAGGTTTCGCGCTTTTGATTTCCATACAACTGATGATGAATGCGGTACAATATGCATTAGGTTTTATCGGCATGTCACTACTATATAAACTACACGGGTTCGGTTGGGAGAAGTACAACATTGGCGCGAAACCAGTGTTTTCGTCGGGACCCTCATTAATTCCAGCATACTTAATCAACAATATCACGGTATTCGTAGCAGCGGCCATTTTGTATTTGTACGGGTTCGGTCGCCTGAAGCATAATCAACTGAGGAGGACTAGAAACAGCGACGATGTCCCGATAGAGACCTTATTCGTTCTCAAATATAATGGGTTTCTGCCACAAATTGCCGCCATGGGTGCGCTTGTTGTCTTCATTTCTTGCAAGACTCCATTCATACTGGAATACATGAGCGTTTATCGGCTTTCCGGGGACCAGAGAATGCTTTGCTGCGTTGTGTTTGATAGTTTATACATCGTGGTGTGGTTCGTACTCTGGGTATTCCTGACGATCAAGAGACACTGGGCTTTCCGCCACGTCCACCACATTCACGACTACGGACTCTACGACAGGGGAATACCTTTGCAGTTGACAGAGGGCGTTGAACCATTTCCCCGTCAAGACAAGTCTCTCACGGAAACCCAGCTCACCGGTACTGCGAAACCGAGTGATCCAGA
The genomic region above belongs to Lytechinus pictus isolate F3 Inbred chromosome 12, Lp3.0, whole genome shotgun sequence and contains:
- the LOC129272291 gene encoding protein tincar-like, with the translated sequence MSCNLSSMRMNSLESIWYCNLAVVITMFLVFDGNRRYRHYDSLKWPEGERPTPELRLYLCLIIMAALLITAFIPTQYFKVGNHANDQSKLGAAKRKRKKKKPDETKTPKDCQQGDARGDEESIAHIIRVAVQTVRSCRKHLGPIGATIHITSAFCLLLPVIFLQARAIQSGLLPPEMIWKSEVGEIFLVEDSTNITYLRMHAFVAPSIEYQSILPTESTPSAEHQSDPVSTLDDSFSTVVVTINYLNYVVPLFIYAIRYADVFWECHKGFALLISIQLMMNAVQYALGFIGMSLLYKLHGFGWEKYNIGAKPVFSSGPSLIPAYLINNITVFVAAAILYLYGFGRLKHNQLRRTRNSDDVPIETLFVLKYNGFLPQIAAMGALVVFISCKTPFILEYMSVYRLSGDQRMLCCVVFDSLYIVVWFVLWVFLTIKRHWAFRHVHHIHDYGLYDRGIPLQLTEGVEPFPRQDKSLTETQLTGTAKPSDPEECQCKKKKSTFPNGYLQMKYTQNGELVDKYTKVSDVETPVDEVHLPPVDRPTVVDPNVPDETDVNIFSNPLSTA